TGTTGCGCGACCAGGACGCGGGTGCTCAAGCTGTGTAGCGCACGCGTTTCCTTACATATTTCTCTAACAGGCACGGAAGCCTAACAAATACACTTGGcttatttttttgcccccTCATGTCTTGTACAAATATTTGCGATAGCTTAGCTATCAGCCACATTAATCAAACAAGTATACCAACAAGCCCGGAAACATAAACTCAACTGCAACGAAGATGTCCAAGCGTGTTGAAGTTCTGCTTACCCAACTCCCTGCGTACAACCGCCTGAAGACGCCATATGAAGCGGAGCTGATTGAAACCGCCAAAAAGATGACCGCCCCCGGTAAGGGTCTCCTCGCCGCCGATGAGTCCACTGGTTCTTGCTCGAAGCGCTTTGCGGGCATCGGTCTCAGCAACACTGCAGAGCACCGCCGTCAGTACCGCGCTCTCATGCTGGAATGCGAAGGTTTCGAGCAGTACATCAGCGGTGTCATCCTGCACGATGAGACCGTGTATCAGAAAGCTAAGACCGGCGAAACATTCCCTCAGTACCTCCGTCGTCGTGGTGTGGTGCCTGGCATCAAAACCGATTGCGGTCTCGAGCCCCTCGTGGAGGGTGCCAAGGGCGAGCAGATGACTGCTGGTCTCGACGGTTACATCAAACGGGCCAAGAAATACTACGCTATGGGCTGCCGCTTCTGCAAGTGGCGCAACGTGTACAAGATCCAGAACGGCACCGTGTCTGAAGCTGTTGTTCGTTTCAACGCTGAAACACTCGCTCGCTACGCTATCCTCTCCCAACTCTGCGGTCTTGTCCCGATTGTGGAGCCTGAGGTGATGATCGATGGCACTCACGACATTGAGACTTGCCAACGCGTTTCGCAGCATGTGTGGTCGGAGGTGGTTTCTGCACTCCACCGCCACGGCGTTGTATGGGAGGGATGCCTGCTGAAGCCCAACATGGTCGTCCCTGGCGCTGAATCCGGCCTCAAGGCCACTGCGGAGCAGGTTGCCGAGTACACCGTCAAAACCCTCGCCCGTGTTATTCCCCCTGCGCTCCCCGGTGTGACGTTCCTATCAGGTGGCCTCAGTGAGGTTATGGCCTCCGAGTACCTCAACGCTATGAACAACTGCCCGTTACCACGCCCATGGAAACTGACCTTTTCATACGCCCGTGCACTTCAGTCCAGCGCCATAAAGGCGTGGGGTGGAAAGGAATCTGGTGTCGAAGCTGGCCGCCGTGCGTTCATGCACCGCGCAAAGATGAACTCACTTGCCCAACTCGGCAAGTACAACCGTGCTGATGACGACAAGGACTCGCAGTCTCTGTACGTTGCTGGCAACACATACTAAAATAATTATGCCCATTTAGTTGGCTTTTCCCTTGTCTCGTGTCTTTTCCGTGGAAAGGTTCCCGGAGTAATCTGATGGCACAGCAGGGAGGTGCGCCTGCAGGTTGGTTAGGAAGGGGGGATGatgtaaaagaagaaaatggggGGATATCTTATGTTTAAGAGGATAAATAATGTGAAGGGGCTTTATATGCTTGCTTGGTTGTCTCGTTGGTGCATGGGGAATCTGCATGTTTGCTTTGGAGCACGCGTGGTACATCAATGGGATCATATCTTGCTGCCTCCCGCAGTCACCGTGCGGAGCTGCCGGTGCCCCGTTTCTCATAGGCGTGTGCACCTTCCGTCTGAGACCTGTAAATGGTtaaaaaggaatatataATTACCTTTTGAAAAGTGGTAAAAAACgaatatatgttttttttggttttaaTACGctcttttgtgtgtatgagAGGAATAaataagtgtgtgtgtgtgtgtgtgttgttgaaaaaatgaaggacaCGAAAGCGCTCATTAAGGGTGGGGATACACCAGGCATAATTATCCGAAAATATTTTGATGCACCAAATAAGTGAACATACTGACGAAATCAAAGAGTTGGAGGATGGATAGGGAGGCCTCATTGGCAGTGGTAAATTGATTTGACTTGAATATGATACCCTCTTACTGTTTCATTGCCACTACAAGTTGGTTTCCTTCCCCGGATGAATGGTTGTGAGGACATCCTTTTATGTGCCTTTGCGCCCCtttattttcacttcttGTACCCTTATTTTACTCGCCATGCCATCGATACTTTGCTTGTGGTGGCGGTCGTGTGGGTTACCTGTTCGCTTGTTAAGGTGGTTGATTCCTTTGGTAGAAGATGGATGATGGTGTAGAAGCCAAGCCCCTCTGCTTGACACGGGAACAAATTGATAAGCAAGTAGAGCGGCTGTCGCGCCGGCCGGAGCAGCGAACGCTACCGGATCCGTTTCCTGTTTGTCCGACTGTGCGAATGTCGAAGGAGCAACTTGAGCAAGTTACGAAACGTGTGTTTTATCATTATTCGGAGAAACACGCCGAAGCGTTGCGACTTGCGGAAGAAAGGCGTGAGAAGGAATGCGGGGTTGCATCCACTGTATTGAGCGCGAGTGATGTGGATGACATCGTGAAGCGTTTGTACTATGAGGGAATGGAGCGTGTGAAGGTGGGTCGCAAGGAGGCTAGCGACCGCCTGTTGTTTAAGTCAACCAAGGTTCTTCCGGTTATCTCGCTAAAGAGGTTTGTCAACGACATGTATCTACGCGGTTTGGagcgggaaaagaagaaggaggaaaagctgTACGAGAAGTACATTCTCCCTACAGAGATTCCCAATCTGAGGATATCGAAGTCTCAAGCCGCGGAGTCAGCAATGCGCTTGTCACGTCGACATGAATAATCACTGTGTATCATTTATCCGGGTGTAGTGACGGTGAGTTTCTCGTGGCTGAAGGGGGTTCCTTGCACCATTTGTACTGTGCACTGCGTAACTAGCATTTTGCCTCTGTGTTGCTCCTTAAGGGCATAGGTTCATGTAGATTAGCGTCCCGGAGGAATTAGTGTGGAATTGTGTTGGAGAAGCTTCTTGCCTCCGTTTTAGACCACGATTGTGATAGCCATGACTGTGTGGACG
This region of Trypanosoma brucei gambiense DAL972 chromosome 10, complete sequence genomic DNA includes:
- a CDS encoding fructose-bisphosphate aldolase, glycosomal putative, with amino-acid sequence MSKRVEVLLTQLPAYNRLKTPYEAELIETAKKMTAPGKGLLAADESTGSCSKRFAGIGLSNTAEHRRQYRALMLECEGFEQYISGVILHDETVYQKAKTGETFPQYLRRRGVVPGIKTDCGLEPLVEGAKGEQMTAGLDGYIKRAKKYYAMGCRFCKWRNVYKIQNGTVSEAVVRFNAETLARYAILSQLCGLVPIVEPEVMIDGTHDIETCQRVSQHVWSEVVSALHRHGVVWEGCLLKPNMVVPGAESGLKATAEQVAEYTVKTLARVIPPALPGVTFLSGGLSEVMASEYLNAMNNCPLPRPWKLTFSYARALQSSAIKAWGGKESGVEAGRRAFMHRAKMNSLAQLGKYNRADDDKDSQSLYVAGNTY